A single window of bacterium DNA harbors:
- the purR gene encoding pur operon repressor, translating to MRRLRRGDRMVLIAQRLFQEPHKVFPLSTFTESLGAAKSTISEDLSALRALCEEFQLGRIETLAGAAGGVRYTPLCTPAQIAAIAEDLAARLRQPSRILPGGFLYMTDLLSLPSVTSRLGDVFATFFADRRPGVVLAMEVKGIALALMTARAFNVPLVTIRRGGRAMEGAEGASVTVNYVSGSSRAVQPMTLPLRAVAPGARALFIDDFLRGGGTARGVHDLMRECRAEVVGIGVLIETSQPREKLVDEYVALLTFDGVDEAAGVVRINPSRRALHRVSAAASGDPTAGSGPAAHARGAPASMKLKPPAAVPPKPAERS from the coding sequence GTGAGGCGCCTGCGCCGCGGGGACCGCATGGTCTTGATTGCACAGCGCCTTTTTCAGGAGCCGCACAAGGTCTTTCCGCTCAGCACGTTCACGGAGTCGCTCGGCGCCGCGAAGTCGACGATCAGCGAGGACCTGTCGGCTCTGCGCGCGTTGTGTGAAGAGTTCCAGCTGGGCCGAATCGAGACCCTCGCCGGCGCCGCGGGCGGCGTGCGCTACACGCCGTTGTGCACGCCGGCGCAAATCGCCGCGATCGCGGAGGATCTCGCCGCGCGGCTGCGCCAGCCGTCCCGCATCCTCCCCGGCGGCTTCCTGTACATGACCGACCTGCTCTCGCTGCCGTCGGTGACGTCCCGGCTCGGCGACGTCTTCGCGACGTTCTTCGCCGACCGGCGTCCGGGCGTGGTGCTGGCGATGGAGGTCAAGGGCATCGCGCTCGCGCTCATGACCGCGCGCGCGTTCAACGTGCCGCTGGTGACGATTCGCCGCGGCGGCCGCGCGATGGAAGGCGCCGAAGGCGCGTCGGTCACGGTGAACTACGTCTCGGGCTCGTCGCGCGCGGTGCAGCCGATGACGCTGCCGCTTCGCGCCGTGGCCCCCGGCGCGCGCGCCCTGTTCATCGACGATTTTCTGCGCGGCGGCGGGACCGCGCGCGGCGTGCACGATCTGATGCGGGAGTGCCGCGCCGAAGTCGTCGGGATCGGCGTGTTGATCGAGACGAGCCAGCCCCGCGAGAAACTCGTGGACGAGTACGTCGCACTGCTCACGTTCGACGGCGTCGACGAGGCGGCCGGCGTCGTGCGGATCAATCCGAGCCGCCGGGCCCTCCACCGGGTATCCGCGGCCGCGTCCGGGGACCCCACGGCCGGCTCGGGGCCTGCGGCGCACGCCCGGGGCGCGCCGGCCAGCATGAAACTGAAGCCGCCGGCCGCCGTGCCGCCCAAACCGGCCGAACGGTCCTGA
- a CDS encoding GNAT family N-acetyltransferase encodes MAAAAAYVRQGGGEVHEESALTWLSTGTRIPFYNGVVRTRLSDQDADRVIDAVVAEFQARGWLTGWWVMPPSRPADLAARLAARGFTSWTGDLGMAADLAGVPETVPLPPDVTIERVRTMAALEDWLRAFGAGFGVPEWGLAMYRRLPLGVPPAESRFRFYLARSGGAPVATSMWFPAERAAVLDEIATIPGMRRRGIGTAVTHAALQDARLAGYDTAVLVASEAGTPVYQRLGFQAHGRRQIYLRATSPR; translated from the coding sequence GTGGCTGCCGCGGCCGCTTACGTGCGGCAGGGGGGCGGTGAGGTCCACGAGGAATCCGCGCTGACCTGGCTCTCCACCGGAACCCGCATTCCGTTTTACAACGGCGTGGTGCGAACGCGCCTCTCCGACCAGGATGCCGACCGCGTCATCGACGCCGTGGTCGCCGAATTTCAGGCGCGCGGGTGGCTCACGGGATGGTGGGTCATGCCTCCGAGCCGCCCGGCCGACCTCGCGGCGAGGCTCGCGGCCCGCGGCTTCACGTCGTGGACGGGAGATCTCGGCATGGCCGCGGACCTTGCGGGGGTGCCCGAGACCGTGCCGCTGCCGCCGGACGTCACGATCGAACGAGTGCGCACCATGGCGGCGCTCGAAGACTGGCTGCGGGCATTCGGCGCAGGGTTCGGCGTTCCTGAGTGGGGCCTCGCGATGTATCGCCGGCTGCCGCTCGGCGTTCCGCCGGCCGAGTCGCGGTTTCGCTTTTATCTCGCGCGTTCCGGCGGCGCCCCCGTGGCCACGTCGATGTGGTTTCCGGCCGAGCGTGCCGCCGTGCTCGATGAGATCGCCACGATCCCGGGGATGCGGCGGCGCGGCATCGGGACCGCGGTCACCCATGCCGCGCTTCAGGACGCGCGCCTGGCGGGATACGACACCGCCGTGCTGGTCGCGTCGGAGGCCGGCACGCCGGTGTACCAGCGGCTCGGCTTCCAGGCCCACGGGCGCCGTCAGATCTATCTCCGGGCGACCTCCCCGCGATAA
- a CDS encoding helix-turn-helix domain-containing protein produces the protein MGVRERRQRERQELRRAILDTAREIAAAEGWAAVTIRRVAEKIEYSPPVLYEHFSSKEEIVVELLREGFRRMLAEMRAARDARKDPVESLLAIGRAYWSFSVAHPEMHLGMHGETAFEACMVRPYMAGAKNGQDSPAPPPRHHPFEEVHDRKEWDEFFRSRSAKIPADEPFPETREIFLTVRDAVERALGARAGDLESLSWKVVTLWGSTHGIVTLAIAGLIPNGRDAGGRLVEKMHRDLLAAWRAEIKPWRPGAGRGTPRTKSRAR, from the coding sequence ATGGGTGTACGCGAGCGGCGGCAGCGGGAACGTCAGGAGCTTCGCCGGGCGATCCTGGACACGGCGCGTGAGATCGCGGCGGCGGAGGGCTGGGCGGCGGTCACGATCCGGCGGGTGGCCGAGAAGATCGAGTACAGCCCCCCCGTTCTCTACGAGCACTTCAGCAGCAAGGAAGAGATCGTGGTCGAGCTGCTCCGCGAGGGCTTCCGCCGCATGCTCGCGGAGATGCGCGCGGCGCGGGACGCGCGCAAAGATCCGGTCGAATCGCTCCTCGCGATCGGGCGGGCGTACTGGTCCTTCTCGGTTGCCCACCCGGAGATGCACCTCGGGATGCACGGTGAGACGGCCTTTGAGGCCTGTATGGTGCGGCCGTACATGGCGGGGGCGAAGAACGGCCAGGACTCGCCCGCGCCGCCGCCGCGTCATCACCCGTTCGAGGAAGTCCACGACCGCAAAGAGTGGGACGAATTTTTCCGGTCGCGCTCGGCAAAGATCCCCGCGGACGAGCCGTTCCCCGAGACGCGGGAGATCTTCCTGACCGTGCGCGACGCCGTGGAACGTGCCCTCGGCGCCCGCGCCGGCGACCTGGAGAGCCTGTCGTGGAAGGTCGTGACCCTGTGGGGGTCGACCCACGGCATCGTGACACTGGCGATCGCGGGGCTCATTCCAAACGGCCGTGACGCGGGCGGCCGTCTGGTCGAGAAAATGCATCGCGACCTGCTGGCCGCGTGGCGCGCGGAAATCAAGCCGTGGCGCCCGGGCGCCGGCCGCGGGACCCCGCGGACGAAATCGCGGGCGCGATGA